In a single window of the Myxococcus guangdongensis genome:
- the speA gene encoding biosynthetic arginine decarboxylase, whose amino-acid sequence MPANAPPHRWTLADAHELYGIRNWGSPYFGINDKGHVCVHPDGPQAPSMDLKDLVDEVRRRGIGLPLLLRFTDVLRHRVVHLNEAFRKAMTDQGFKGGYRGVYPIKVNQHRYVVETIIEAGKGYNYGLEAGSKPELMAVMALLENEDALVICNGYKDEEYIETALFYSRLGRNVILVVEKPSELPLIAEVARRTGITPRLGMRVKLSTRGAGKWEASGGDRSKFGLSSSELMTCIAFMKDTGLLPAFELLHFHLGSQISNIRNVKNALREVGCFYVEVARQGAPLKYLDVGGGLGVDYDGSQTNFASSMNYTTEEYANDVVFGVMEACDRAGVPHPTLVSESGRAVVAHHAVLVVDVLGTSEFDPAHVPDKVDDKAPSVVRNLLSTFREVTNKNLLEAWHDAQDAKEESLTLFSLGHLSLEQRVAAENIYWATCHKIMRIAKEAGEIPEELESLEKALSDTYFCNFSVFQSLPDSWAIDQLFPMMPIHRLAEKPTRRATLADITCDSDGKIEHFIDKREVKDALELHALNDDDYYLGIFLVGAYQEILGDLHNLFGDTHTVQVSLAPNGGYLIDHVVAGDTVTEVLNYVSYNKDDLVARLRKFTEMALRQGRISLDESRTLLRMYEDGLSGYTYLERGVDASFAGSASQLRLVPQPDATRPPVSPSGT is encoded by the coding sequence ATGCCCGCAAACGCCCCTCCGCACCGCTGGACCCTCGCTGACGCGCACGAGCTCTATGGAATCCGGAACTGGGGCTCGCCCTACTTCGGCATCAACGACAAGGGACACGTCTGCGTCCACCCGGACGGGCCCCAGGCCCCCAGCATGGACCTGAAGGACCTGGTGGACGAAGTGCGCCGCCGCGGCATCGGTCTGCCGCTGCTCTTGCGCTTCACGGACGTGCTGCGCCACCGCGTCGTCCACCTCAACGAGGCCTTCCGCAAGGCCATGACCGACCAGGGCTTCAAGGGCGGCTACCGGGGCGTCTACCCCATCAAGGTGAACCAGCACCGCTACGTGGTGGAGACCATCATCGAGGCGGGCAAGGGCTACAACTACGGCCTGGAGGCCGGCAGCAAGCCCGAGCTGATGGCGGTGATGGCGCTGCTGGAGAACGAGGACGCGCTCGTCATCTGCAACGGCTACAAGGACGAGGAGTACATCGAGACGGCGCTCTTCTATTCGCGCCTGGGCCGCAACGTCATCCTCGTGGTGGAGAAGCCCAGCGAGCTGCCCCTCATCGCCGAGGTGGCGCGTCGCACGGGCATCACCCCGCGGCTGGGCATGCGCGTGAAGCTGTCCACGCGCGGCGCCGGCAAGTGGGAGGCCAGCGGCGGAGACCGCTCCAAGTTCGGCCTGTCCTCCTCCGAGCTGATGACCTGCATCGCCTTCATGAAGGACACGGGCCTCTTGCCCGCGTTCGAGCTCTTGCACTTCCACCTGGGGAGCCAGATCTCCAACATCCGCAACGTGAAGAACGCGCTGCGCGAGGTGGGCTGCTTCTACGTGGAGGTGGCGCGGCAGGGCGCGCCGCTGAAGTACCTGGACGTGGGCGGCGGCCTGGGCGTGGACTACGACGGCTCCCAGACGAACTTCGCCTCCTCCATGAACTACACCACGGAGGAGTACGCCAACGACGTGGTGTTCGGCGTGATGGAGGCGTGTGACCGCGCGGGCGTGCCGCACCCGACGCTCGTCTCCGAGTCGGGCCGCGCCGTCGTCGCGCACCACGCGGTGCTGGTGGTGGACGTGCTGGGCACCAGCGAGTTCGACCCGGCGCACGTGCCGGACAAGGTGGACGACAAGGCGCCCTCCGTGGTGCGCAACCTCCTGTCCACCTTCCGCGAGGTGACGAACAAGAACCTGCTGGAGGCGTGGCACGACGCGCAGGACGCCAAGGAGGAGAGCCTCACCCTCTTCTCGTTGGGTCACCTGTCGCTCGAGCAGCGCGTGGCGGCCGAGAACATCTACTGGGCCACCTGCCACAAGATCATGCGCATCGCGAAGGAGGCGGGCGAGATTCCCGAGGAGCTCGAGTCGCTGGAGAAGGCGCTGAGCGACACGTACTTCTGCAACTTCTCCGTGTTCCAGTCGCTGCCGGACTCGTGGGCCATCGACCAGCTGTTCCCGATGATGCCCATCCACCGTCTGGCGGAGAAGCCCACGCGCCGCGCGACGCTGGCGGACATCACCTGCGACTCCGACGGGAAGATCGAGCACTTCATCGACAAGCGCGAGGTGAAGGACGCGCTGGAGCTGCACGCGCTCAACGACGACGACTACTACCTGGGCATCTTCCTGGTGGGCGCGTACCAGGAGATCCTGGGCGACCTGCACAACCTCTTCGGTGACACGCACACCGTGCAGGTGTCGCTGGCGCCCAACGGGGGCTACCTGATCGACCACGTCGTCGCGGGCGACACGGTGACGGAGGTGCTCAACTACGTCAGCTACAACAAGGACGACCTGGTCGCCCGGCTGCGCAAGTTCACGGAGATGGCCCTGCGCCAGGGCCGCATCTCCCTGGACGAGTCGCGCACCCTGCTGCGCATGTACGAGGACGGCCTGTCCGGCTACACGTACCTGGAGCGCGGCGTGGACGCGAGCTTCGCGGGCAGCGCCAGCCAGCTGCGCCTGGTGCCGCAGCCGGACGCCACCCGGCCTCCGGTGTCGCCCTCGGGCACCTGA